A region of Pseudomonadota bacterium DNA encodes the following proteins:
- the rimO gene encoding 30S ribosomal protein S12 methylthiotransferase RimO, translated as MQRPGMQRAVHFVSLGCPKNRVDTEVMLGASEHAGFRRIAAAERAEVIVVNTCGFIEAAKQESIDTILELSRHKQEGACRKLVVAGCLAQRYPRELAEQLPEVDHFLGTADLLRLPEILASSDAKAAGRVLVGNPADYLPRANDPRTLSGPAHSAYVKIAEGCSRRCSFCAIPSFRGRQRSRPIRDLMRECERLLSRGVVELNLVSQDTVRYGRDLASGDNLTRLVAALAELPGLHWLRLFYLYPERLDRGLLELLGHHPKVVPYLDMPLQHASDRMLRRMRRGHGGTRLRRLIERVRREVPGATLRSAFIVGHPGESEADFAQLEGFVRWAELDHLGVFLYSAEEGTPSASQAEAVAPELAQERQRRLLSLQRSISRRKLRALVGRTLQVLVDGVSPESEWVLEGRHPGQAPEVDGMLVLVNGTARSGELREARVTASGDYDLVADLIAEDGSKPARPPGPRGSLHLPIVH; from the coding sequence ATGCAACGCCCCGGCATGCAACGCGCCGTGCACTTCGTGAGCCTGGGCTGCCCGAAGAACCGCGTGGATACCGAGGTCATGCTCGGGGCAAGCGAGCATGCCGGCTTCCGCCGCATCGCCGCAGCCGAGCGGGCCGAGGTCATCGTGGTCAACACGTGCGGCTTCATCGAGGCCGCCAAGCAGGAGTCCATCGACACGATCCTCGAGCTCAGCCGGCACAAGCAAGAGGGCGCCTGCCGCAAGCTCGTGGTGGCCGGCTGCTTGGCGCAACGCTACCCGCGTGAGCTGGCCGAGCAGCTGCCTGAGGTCGACCACTTCCTCGGAACGGCGGACCTGCTCAGGCTGCCGGAGATCCTGGCCAGCTCGGACGCGAAGGCGGCGGGGCGCGTGCTGGTGGGAAACCCGGCCGATTACTTGCCGCGCGCGAACGACCCTCGCACGCTGTCCGGGCCCGCCCATAGCGCCTACGTCAAGATCGCGGAAGGCTGCTCGCGCCGCTGCAGCTTCTGCGCGATTCCCAGTTTCCGCGGCCGCCAGCGCTCGCGCCCCATCCGGGACCTGATGCGCGAGTGCGAACGGTTGCTGTCGCGAGGCGTGGTGGAGCTGAACCTGGTGAGCCAAGACACCGTCAGGTACGGGCGCGACCTGGCGAGCGGCGACAACCTCACGCGCCTGGTGGCCGCGCTGGCGGAGCTGCCGGGCCTACACTGGTTGCGGCTGTTCTACCTGTACCCCGAACGACTGGACAGGGGCCTGCTCGAGCTGCTCGGCCACCATCCCAAGGTGGTGCCCTACCTCGACATGCCGCTGCAGCATGCCTCGGATCGCATGCTGCGCCGAATGCGGCGGGGCCACGGCGGGACCCGGCTGCGCCGACTCATCGAGCGTGTGCGGCGCGAGGTGCCCGGTGCGACCCTGCGCAGCGCATTCATCGTGGGTCATCCGGGTGAATCCGAGGCCGACTTCGCGCAGCTCGAGGGTTTCGTCCGGTGGGCCGAGCTCGACCACCTGGGCGTGTTCTTGTACTCGGCCGAGGAAGGAACGCCGAGCGCCTCTCAGGCCGAGGCGGTTGCCCCCGAGCTGGCGCAGGAGCGTCAGCGCAGGTTGCTTTCGCTGCAGCGGAGCATCAGCCGCAGAAAGCTACGCGCCCTGGTAGGCAGGACCCTGCAGGTTCTGGTCGATGGCGTCAGCCCCGAAAGCGAATGGGTCCTCGAGGGGCGCCACCCGGGCCAGGCCCCGGAGGTCGACGGCATGCTGGTCTTGGTCAACGGAACCGCGCGTTCGGGCGAGCTCCGCGAGGCGCGGGTCACGGCATCGGGCGACTACGATCTGGTGGCCGACCTGATCGCCGAAGACGGCAGCAAACCCGCCCGGCCCCCAGGCCCCCGCGGCAGCCTGCACCTGCCCATCGTCCACTAG